The following proteins come from a genomic window of Amphiura filiformis chromosome 16, Afil_fr2py, whole genome shotgun sequence:
- the LOC140135801 gene encoding uncharacterized protein, producing the protein MEWLTTGDEHKPPEPVVKDTKENEDYGDDKIHTEHEAADIQTEEEQDGSGHFEVDAKNGHDDDMEKEAENEDEVEEEEDDEIRHFEEAKGNEQLIEKETVDEVEQGEEDDDDDEVEEEEEEQEDDEEEEEEGDEEEEEEEEDEEEEEADQEKEDEELRNQDEDVEEEEEEEEGDVRRPEMDEKVQHQRGQFEGGTKIPAAELEVEDPQQTQRADADVNEDTHQGTWTETETKEDENEMETEDERYIFQLSEREKTNKLFNLQFNVASNKYIRVSDGDWEIEGWDTAVYESKNMFRKEEHDWQMVYLSRQERKSLGSIEWRFDFSNDTGLVADHVRIKAMSTTFHTGKISWTLKCAFPGSSGLDINVPFPTEAGEHAMDIPNLKGSNAFTLHADLSGGIGDVDWQHAQLFRTGLRDYSGQQLEITVHFTDEMYKVEKVLRGKYFNGKLRYLVKWRGYPHSANTWEPEAHLNVTLRRHLHINPVRITGKPKKKK; encoded by the exons ATGGAATGGCTAACTACTGGCGATGAGCACAAACCACCTGAACCAGTTGTCAAAGACACGAAGGAAAATGAGGATTATGGGGATGATAAGATACATACGGAACATGAAGCAGCTGATATTCAAACAGAAGAGGAGCAAGATGGAAGTGGACATTTTGAAGTAGATGCGAAAAATGGCCATGATGACGATATGGAAAAAGAGGCAGAAAATGAAGACGAGGTAGAAGAGGAGGAAGATGATGAAATAAGACATTTTGAAGAAGCGAAGGGCAATGAGCAATTGATAGAAAAGGAAACAGTAGATGAAGTAGAACAGGGTGAAGaagacgacgatgacgacgaagtagaagaagaagaggaggagcaGGAAGACgatgaagaagaggaggaggaaggcgacgaagaggaggaggaggaggaagaagacgaagaagaggAGGAAGCTGACCAAGAAAAAGAAGACGAAGAATTAAGAAACCAAGATGAAGACgtagaggaggaagaggaggaggaagagggggaTGTTCGAAGACCAGAAATGGACGAAAAGGTGCAACATCAAAGAGGCCAATTTGAAGGAGGAACTAAAATTCCAGCAGCAGAATTAGAAGTGGAAGATCCGCAGCAAACACAACGAGCAGATGCCGACGTAAATGAAGACACACACCAAGGAACATGGACAGAAACTGAAACGAAAGAAGACGAGAATGAGATGGAGACGGAAGACGAG AGGTACATCTTCCAGTTATCTGAACGGGAGAAAACCAACAAACTCTTCAACCTACAGTTCAATGTCGCTAGCAATAAGTACATCCGTGTGTCTGACGGTGACTGGGAGATTGAGGGATGGGATACTGCCGTGTATGAGAGTAAAAATATGTTCAGAAAAGAAGAACATGATTGGCAAATG GTGTATTTATCTCGTCAAGAAAGGAAATCTTTAGGATCCATCGAATGGCGTTTTGATTTCAGCAATGACACAGGCCTTGTGGCAGATCATGTCAGAATTAAAGCTATGAGCACTACATTCCACACTGGCAAAATATCTTGGACACTCAAATGTGCCTTCCCAGGATCATCAGGACTTGATATTAATGTTCCTTTTCCAACCGAAGCTG GTGAGCACGCAATGGACATTCCAAACTTGAAGGGTAGCAACGCCTTTACGCTACACGCCGATTTGAGCGGCGGAATAGGGGACGTAGATTGGCAACATGCACAGTTATTCAGAACAGGCCTTCGTGATTACAGCGGCCAACAATTGGAGATTACAGTACATTTTACTGATGAAATGTACAAAGTTGAGAAAGTGCTGCGAGGGAAGTACTTCAACGGCAAGCTGCGTTATCTTGTGAAATGGAGAGGGTACCCACATAGTGCAAATACATGGGAACCAGAGGCTCACTTGAATGTTACCTTGCGTAGACACCTGCACATCAATCCTGTTAGAATAACTGGAAAGCCTAAGAAAAAAAAGTAG
- the LOC140135803 gene encoding NADH dehydrogenase (ubiquinone) complex I, assembly factor 6-like, which translates to MAASIRSFLGRCSRNKSSFTSSVLAKYQSNVRFCVKSMSSNSQFCLELVRKQDYEHFLCTLFLPESAIASVLAIRAFNVEIATVRDVVSDHRLGQGRMVFWRESLNKIYSGSAPSQPVAMELSYAVHKHKLSKLWLSRILEERERMLDDRPFHTVEEIESYAENTSSSLLYLTLEALGIKDVNADHAASHIGRAQGLTTILRAIPYNAQYKRVNLPLDVMAKHGLSQTAVVRGSQDKPMRDVVYEIASQAHVHLSTARSFKKEVPSSALPVFLCTSPLSSYLKLLQKCDFDVFNPKMRKKDTLLPFKLWLQNKRKIY; encoded by the exons ATGGCAGCCTCCATAAGATCTTTTCTAGGGCGATGCAGCCGAAATAAAAGCTCATTTACTAGCTCGGTTTTAGCTAAATACCAATCTAATGTACGTTTTTGTGTGAAATCGATGTCAAGCAATTCGCAGTTTTGTTTAGAACTCGTTCG aaaACAAGATTATGAGCATTTCCTGTGTACTCTGTTCTTACCTGAGTCAGCCATAGCATCAGTTCTAGCAATAAGAGCCTTTAATGTGGAGATAGCAACTGTGAGGGACGTGGTATCAGATCACCGTCTTGGGCAGGGGAGAATGGTGTTCTGGAGAGAATcactaaataaaatatattct GGTAGTGCTCCATCTCAACCTGTTGCAATGGAATTAAGTTATGCTGTCCACAAGCATAAGTTATCTAAACTATGGCTTAGTAGAATTCTAGAGGAAAGA gAGAGAATGCTTGATGACAGGCCATTTCACACAGTAGAAGAGATAGAAAGTTATGCAGAGAACACATCCTCATCCCTGCTGTATTTAACACTAGAAGCATTGG GAATCAAAGATGTGAATGCAGATCATGCAGCGAGTCATATAGGGAGAGCACAAGGCTTAACGACTATACTAAGAGCTATACCATATAATGCACAATACAAGAGAGTAAATCTACCTCTAGATGTCATGGCTAAA CATGGTCTGTCCCAGACAGCGGTGGTCAGAGGTTCCCAAGACAAACCCATGAGAGATGTTGTGTATGAGATTGCAAGCCAGGCTCATGTTCACCTTTCAACT GCAAGATCCTTCAAGAAAGAAGTTCCATCCTCAGCTCTACCAGTATTCCTCTGTACATCGCCATTATCATCCTACCTCAAACTGCTTCAGAAATGTGACTTTGATGTGTTTAATCCAAAGATGCGGAAGAAAGATACGCTACTGCCATTTAAACTTTGGTTACAAAACAAGAGGAAAATTTATTGA